A stretch of the Lactuca sativa cultivar Salinas chromosome 9, Lsat_Salinas_v11, whole genome shotgun sequence genome encodes the following:
- the LOC111879002 gene encoding protein DMP3: MSLRAKPITALSSSDEEEENDIPDSPKPPPPPPTMSQWAISQTLASTAQLANLLPTGTLLALQTVTPIFTNHGSCDAVTRPLTAILLIFLTAACFLASFTDSFKSSDGQVFYGFATFKGMWLFDYQTAASSTSGLPDLRKYKLTAVDWIHAFVSAFVLITLALRDRSVVSCFYPRPSHEAQEVLDIVPLGLSLGCSLVFVIFPSKRHGIGYPVSH, from the coding sequence ATGTCTCTGAGAGCTAAGCCAATAACAGCCCTATCCTCGTCGGATGAGGAGGAGGAGAATGACATCCCAGACAGCCctaaaccaccaccaccaccacccactatGTCACAATGGGCTATATCACAGACACTAGCTAGCACAGCCCAACTAGCCAACCTCCTACCTACAGGCACCCTCTTAGCCCTCCAAACCGTAACACCCATCTTCACCAACCATGGTTCCTGCGACGCCGTCACACGACCACTCACCGCAATCCTCCTCATCTTCCTCACCGCTGCTTGCTTCCTGGCAAGCTTCACCGACAGCTTCAAGTCCTCAGACGGCCAGGTCTTCTATGGGTTTGCAACGTTCAAAGGCATGTGGCTCTTTGATTACCAAACAGCAGCATCATCAACCTCCGGTTTACCGGATCTAAGAAAGTATAAGTTGACTGCGGTTGACTGGATTCATGCTTTCGTGTCGGCATTCGTGCTGATTACATTGGCTTTGAGAGACAGAAGCGTGGTGAGCTGCTTTTATCCACGACCAAGTCATGAGGCTCAAGAGGTTCTGGACATCGTTCCGTTGGGACTTAGTCTCGGTTGCagtttggtgtttgtgatcttcCCTTCCAAGAGACATGGCATTGGCTACCCTGTATCCCATTGA